Genomic segment of Eupeodes corollae chromosome 2, idEupCoro1.1, whole genome shotgun sequence:
aaaaaaaaatgaaaagtcaaAGAATGAAATGGGTTTCCCCCATCTGTCATCTCAAATGTAGCTTGTAGCGTCggcaaaagttaaagttgagtcAACTTGCGCTGCAGCTactgctacagctacagctacagcttctCATTGTGTCGATGTATACTATTTTCGcatcttttaactttgacagtgcTACAGGCAACAGATACAGCTACACCATTCTGTTCAAGCAGTAAGCTTCAAGAGGTTTGAATgacatatttgtatataaaacctaTAGCACTATCATCGTTTTTATTGGGGGCGTCACAATTGGCTACGGCGACTTTAGCTGTTGCAGATTTGTTTGCTTTacttttgtatacaaaacttcTAACGCCATCTTTAGGCTACGGCGAACACACAAAAAACAGCTCCAAGATAATGTTACAGATTATACAAAGATGACATTTGTCTGATTTTCAAATACTTTCTTTCCTCCTAATCACAGCCCCCAAGCAATTTGAAACTCGAAACAAAAACgccatgaaataaataatttttaataaactcaCGACATTACACTTTGAATTGTCAACGTTAACTCGCATATTTGTAATACTTACTTAAAGGCCATCATTTACTTTAAACGAAAATAACTcaaaagaataaattgatttatttcataaaactttttttattatcttgCTAGTCTatgaaaaaattcttaaaatgaaaactttcaaaAGAAACCCACAAGTTTCTCTCGGTCTGAGCTCtttttattccaaaatgtttacattcatacatacaatgtatgtatatcatacatatacataacatgtacatatgtattttaattttttttttttggaaattcggGTGCAAAGAGAGTAAGATCTATTGCATCCTATCTTCTTACTAATTTTCACCTGCgagtcaattttcttttttgttcttgaaaaagtCTTATTAGAtacgacactttttatttatggttactaatttttcttttaaagttttcaaactttgattaagttctcttcttctttttcttcttcttatggaaacaaacaaacaaacatatttttgtcttggtttgttttatattttaaacaaatcatattttttttgtcaaattttcattttcttcacaATTCTTTCTAAGTTGttgtttattgaaaattcaGCATCAtcagtttatttctttttttcttttgttttgttttgtttaatttgttataaatcgaactaatcttaaaatatacataGTCAAATACAttaatgcatttaaaatttcattataatTGCACAGGATTATTAAAACACACAATCCTTCCTATTTCTTATCATTTCGCTGAGTTTatcttattgttttgttttgttttgctttgtgtttataaattaactaaggaaggtttttgtttgttaaatttgctttgttgtttttgaaaaattatagcaagaaaaagaaaaaaataatacataataaaataactaaatattatcttctggttcttcttaaaaattatgtataggacatattataataaaatatatatatctaCTAGTTACTTCTTAATATGTatagttatttataaattgtttagtGTGTGCAATGATACTAATTTTCTTatcataataatttataataataataataaaaaaaaccctaaGTCGTTTTCTTGTGTGAAATGTCTGATGagggaaaataattttatattattttgttgtttgtaacgTAAGTTGCATACGTTGTTTGATGTTGTTGGTTGGTGGTTATTTATTATATTCGGTAATTAAATATGTTGTATTCGTATAAGCTTATTTATACTGCTAGGCGTGGAGTATAATTTAACTTAGAAACGATAATTTTCATCTGCCATGTGAATGGCCCAATTAAATTTCTctctttgtgttttattgaaaatcttttCAATTGGTACCCCGTTCTTTTTGCACctgaaattgaatataaaaatgtttgtttttaatttaaaagtaagttaaaatttttagagTGTTGATTTACCATGCAACCGAAATTCTAGGATCGagataatttaatttagatGTACCCAATGCAATGGATTTGTTTTCATCTCTATCAGTCTCTTGTAGTTCTAGTTTTTTAAGTTGATCCTTAAGACGTTCAATTACTTTGAGTTTCTTATCCGCACTGAATTTCTCCTTAACTGATCCTCTTTTGGCAGCTTTCTTTAGGtcctataaattaaaataaacagaaatttgtttattgttttcctTAGACTATAATTGTGCTCAGAGCGattagataattaattttaagagagcatttgacttcattttcaaaCTTACCGGATACTCGCTTTCAGCATCTTCAAGTTGTTCTCGCTTTAGGCGAATCTTCTCTTTCAATGTTTCCATACTTTTGGCATGTGATTTTGGCACAGAACGCTGATGGTTACATAAAATTGCTACAGCCCGATTGGCCCGATTGTAGGCTAAAAGTTTTTCGGGTATAGTTGAATCGGGTTCAGTAAGCAAATCCAACTGATTTTGTAATGTTATCGAAGCGTTGTATGTACGGAAAACTTTTGCAGTAAGACCTATAAAATGAAACATAATGCTTACGAATTCAAATCTagtagaaagaaaaataaaacttaccatCCATAAGTTCTTTTAAATGTTCGTTCAACACTTGAGTGTTAAGTCTGTCAAAAAGGTCATCGCcttctttcttattttccatAAATAACTCCAGATTCTTGAAGACCCTCTTCTCGACTTCAACTTCATTATAATAACGAATGGAATCCTTACCAAGAAAATCAAACAcaacaacattttcttttccATTCATTTGCTTGTGCAAGCTAACATGTTCCACTCGCAATGAACAACAACCCACAGTATCGGCCTGATCCTCGTCTTTTTCGTTACCAGCTCTCAGAGCCAACTTGTCAATGAAATACAATGCTACAGCCCTCTGCCGCACACGCATCTCCTTTGACTTCCATTCATCACGATATGTAGAACGAATCTTATCAATAACCTTGTCTAATCGTCTGGCTGTTTCATACTTAACGTGATCCTTTTCGCCCTTCAACTTCGACGATGGATTCAACATAATGTATTTGACTTGTCCCTGTACATTTTCCGTCCATGAAGCCAACCAAGTCACCGAGTTATCGTGACGCACATCCTTCCATTTGTGGCCGGGAGGAGGAACTGGCACTTTGCTTTCCTTTGAACAATTTATGGAAACGTCTTCGGCAATAATACGACGCTTAATCATGCCCATTTTCGGATGCTCACCACGACCTCGGAACAATCCTGGAGGTTCCAGTCGAAAGTTTCCGATTCGCTCCTTATGTCCATCAATAATACAAAATCCATACTCCTTGATTTGTTCCTCATTTTCTACCTTACGAGCAGCCTTCTCTTCTTTGGAGGCATTCTTGCGCTTCTCAGATTCGGCGGTAAAGTACTGGAACATTTCTTGGAAGTTACATTTCTTCAAGTCCTTGATAATGTCTCTCTCCTTGGATGTCATTGTCTTTCGGAAGTctttaaagaaattttcattgaattgCTTCTTAGTCACGTAATCATGGTTCAACATTTTGGCATAGAATGTTGCCGCTTCTTCGGTTTCATTAGTCAGTTTCATTTCTTTGCCATCGTAATAGAATTTCACATTCTTGGGCAGTGGTTCGTATGGAGGTGCAAACACCGGACCCTTGTGTTCGAGGGTGTTCCATTTAACTCCATCAGCACGCTTTTCTTCTTCCCACCTGAAAAGAGGTAAACACACATTGTACTTCTTGATATTCCGATGCcgttttttcttcttcgtcgAAGTAGTACTTCCACTTCCACTAGTTGTGCAATAATGATACAcaatagcagcagcagcagttaACTTTCTTTCTTGGTAATCACTTATCACACTATAGCTGATCAATAAAGAAGATCTACAGCGGAATTGTTGGAATAATTTGGGGAgaatttttatacataaatcCATTTCCATTTGcgtgaaatgaaaatgaatatgaagTGTCAAATCGCATATGATGTATACATAACCTAGAATTCACAGCGCATGACGTTTGTCATCGATTTTTGCGAGGCCATCTATGTGCTCAATGTGAAAGTAAAACAACAGTGCTACCTTCTTGGCACATGCAATAAAGTGCTTACTTCAGTACtttttcaagttaaattaaatatgagGCAAACTTTCGGttactaaataaataacattataaatgaaaatataccGCATAAGATATGAAAATGGGCTTAATATGAAAGTGGAACACTATTTACTATTAATTGTAATCCATTATTTTAATCGCGatacaaatttgaatacaaatattctTGATTAATCAATGTAGTAATGTTGTTTTTctaccaaaaatcaattttaacgatCTGCACCTAAATTGTTCATATGCTTTTTCGAGATAAGACACAAGtaaaattttatgtatttacaagttttatgtgtgtttttgtttaaaattcagcCTATTACATGTGTCATTTTAACCTTTCTATAAGATCGAATTTATTCACACAGCACAACAATGGAAACTGGTAATGAACGACTGTTCGAAATCTCTAAGATCTAAGCTTTAACGGCGCCGGTTtcttgattttataaatttgccATATTAtgatgtaaacttatgctaaatcATAATACCATGGAGAAAGCGAACCATAGATAGACTAATGAGTTTTGCAGAAGTTACTAGATGAAGAGACCGTTTCTTACATTTATGTTCATGTCCTATTACAAAAACGAAGGCTTCACTAAAATGACCCGAGTGATATAAGTGATATAGTAAATTCCGAAATATTGGCTCCAAGTATTTAATAGGAAATATCTTTAGATCCATATTGTATTACAACGGAACAAATTATGGAACAAAAAGGGTTGACTTTTTTAGCCAGTAGTCACTTTAACATAGTCTAAACTTAATTATGAACGATCccgtttaacaattttaatttcacattATTTTGGcccatttatgtatttattgtgtgaatatatatttgttaaagaaaattataagaCTTACCAACGCCAAACTTCTGGTTCCTCTTCTTTTACACCAGCCCTTCCTCTCTTTTTAGTTGGTGTTGCTTGAACAGCTGTTGCgttttcctttaaaaacaaaaattaattgaataaatatttgttttgtttgtttttgtttttttttttaaattaacctttttgatttttttcttaagcgGCTTCTCGTCATAATCATCTTCTTCCTCTTTAATCTCTCGCTTTACcttcttttccttctttttatcatttttcttttccttatcttttttggaaactttttgttttttcttttgcaacaaTGGTACATCTTCATCACTATCTTCCAATTCGGCTGGTGGTTTACGCTTCATCAAAGgcacatcatcatcgtcatcctcCTCTTCCTCTTCTTTTATGGAATTGGAAGTTATAGTAAGCGGATCAACGTCTCCATCAACTTCCATTATATCCTGTTGATTGTTGTTGCCAGAAACGTCAACATCATTCTCATTGTCAGAAGCTTCTTCTTTGATGTCGAACGGTGGTTCGTCTTTTTTAAACTGAGTCATTGAATAATCACATGAACTGGCTTGGGACATATTAAAACCTTCATCTGGTCTCAAAAAGACTGCATCTTCCTTGACGACGGAGTTATCAAAACCTGTACAAGATTCATTATAATCATTGTTTGGAGGTACGGCTTTCATGCTCTCACCATTATTGTATTCATGGGGCCTCTCATCTTTGCTCGAGTGGTTACTTTTTTCTCTGTGTTTAGACGAAGAGCTACTGctggaatgtttatttttagagctCGATGATGAGCTCTTGTGACGATCGGAACGATCTTTGTCCGAATGTTCTCGTTCAGAACGAGGCTTACTATTCGAACTGCTACTTTTGTGATCCTTGCGGCGTTCCCGGTCTTTGTCTTTGTCTTTTTCGCCATTACGCTCTCGGTCTTTATCCTTTTCTCCATTCTTTTCGCGTTCCTTGTCATCTCGActtttttccttgtttttatCCCGTTGACGATCTTTTTCACGTTCCTTGTCTTTATCTCGTGATGAAGACTTGtgagatgacgatgacgacttGTGCTTGTCACTACGATCCTTATCACGATCTTTATCGCGCTGcttatctttttctttattcttaTCCCGATCTTTATCTCTATGCTTGTCTTTGCTACTTGATGACGAACTATGCTTTTTATCAGATGAACTTTTATCgctaaaaattgtcaaaacaaaatttgcattGAACTTCACCTTTTTTACGAAAATGAAGAAACAAGTAAGACTTACCGACTACTGCTACTTTTTGAACTTTTGTGGTCGCGATCTTTGTCTCTATACTTGTCTTTACTGGATGACTTATGCTTGCTACTACTGTGGTCATGTCCGTTGCTAACCCCATTCATTTGTCCAGTCGCATCCCCTCCATTTtccttcaaataaacaaaatacaaaattgagtatgtttattttttcaaggttAGGAGAAATAGAATATGGGCgctatattttataaatcaaagtctatttgtaaagtttttcgAAAAGAATCAAGCGTAGTGTCTATCAATGAAATTATCTATCTGAAATTATCTAACTGAtacttatacaaatttgttacGATAATCAAATGATTTATATACTCGTggcttttataaacaaaataccgCACAcagttttttcctttttaaaaaaatattaaacgtgAAGAATACCGAAAGTATCCTATAGTTATCATTGATATCGAGAACCTAAAACTCTACAATGCTGACTTTCAATCCAATAGACCAAAATTaagttaacaagcaaaattgctaAGTACAAGCGTTTTAGAATTTCGAGGTAAGTTTTATCGTTTAATATAAGTTAGTTTATACGCAAGTAGTACACAAAAGTCTAAGTTCAATCTCAACTTTCGCCACTTTATAAGTGTTTttactggtactgcctctttcgagaaATTGAGACATCTTCAAGGGTTTTCCAAATTAGTCGTTTGTTTTCTGCGAAGTTCTAACAGATGATAAAAACACAGctgtaatattaataaatacataaaaaagggacGATATTCAACGATaatgttttaagaataatttgtttacgttttaatcgtttttgttgctttttcatccatacaaatttcaaaaactataaacagATCGTCTCCAATTCAACATAGCTAATCAAATATAATCATCGCTttattacattaaattaaaatacactcATATAGAATGTGGACAATCagaaaagagaaaacaaaaatgcaagaaTAATGGTATGTGTATGCCatctatatttatttgtatgcttaaaattatgtttaaacatTCTTGGACAATATTtccatcttttctttttttgtgtatccaaattatacaaaactaatgattttttttagaagataaaGACAAGCATTTTATTCACATGTTTAATAATtacttgtatttcttttaagtaaatatattCTGATTACAAACGGCTGGCCAAAGtcgaatttaatgattttttaagagttttagtaaaaaattattttaacttatttcgaaatgaaaattttaatttttgagtttttctatGTAGCAAAAACGAATGTTTTTGACTCCGAGTATGTGATATAGAACACATTCACAATAATATTATACTTGTCACTTAGTGTAGCCATTTAACCATTATCAaaggaaataaataatgaaaattaaattgcagCTTTACTGAATTTAAATTGCTTAGATTTATTCCTTGATATTGACCCACTCAGCTTTGTATTACATAATATACTATAAAAAAGAGATCGTAATATAAAATACTTAACTATAAATATGATATGGAGTATCTTTTGGTACACGCTTACATGTAAACGAAGAAAGtaaagcattttaaaacttaCAAGAATATACGCATAGAGAgtagagttaaaaaaaagaagacaaatacACATGTACACatgcaacttatttaatttatcaataatttcCCAAAAAGCCTTCAAGAaccaatattatatttatatgcaCTTCTgccaaataaataattcaaacttTGTTTGAACGTGATTATAGTGTTATATTTACACATTTGTCGTTGTTTCTTGCCACTGTTAGTAATCGGAAATCAGATAAGAGAATTCCTGAAATAAACATAACCAGTTGAAAGTCTTATTTCTCAGTTTcaaaaaacacttattttttaagttcatcAATCTAGCGTGAGGGACCGATATTTGTTACTGATTGAAAAGAACTTTATAATGGTTTATTAGAAGTGGCTCGATATACCTATGATGTTCGAACTACATCGGCAAAAAAGCTCCGCTTTCAGGAAGTATATACGCTCCTTCATTTAACAATCAAAGAAAACAATCAAACAAAGGTTGAATACTGACCTGGTGCCATCTTCATCAAAGATGGTGGATAATTCAAACCTATCAgctttatagatttaaaaaatattctctttGAATGATTGATTGAGACACatacagctgtgttcaaaaCAACAGAAGTGCTgttacaaaatttgctcaagtgttttttttaccatgtgtatactggtaatcagcccatttctctaccggtaagtataacggaacattaaagatgataaaacaatgaacaatgaaaaaataaacagtaagtaactaaattaaaataggaatatttaATAGTGGAATATCGaatatctaaaaattgttttattcgatggaactggctctaggcaatacgtccgacgtccagaaaattccgagtttaagcctcggtacactattaaaacggtaaagcatggaggtgctaaagtgatggcatggggcagtttctcatatgctggtgtttgccccatacatcaaatcattggcacgatggaccagcgcgtttatgtggatataatgtaagtctgccaaggaatggtttcgggtcaatggggttgaggtcatggactggctagctcagtcgcctgacctcaatcccatagaaaatatactggtaatcagcccatttctctaccggtaagtataacggaacattaaagatgataaaacaatgaacaatgaaaaaataaacagtaagtaactaaattaaaataggaatatttaATAGTGGAATATCGAATATCTAAACAAGTTTGGTTATTTAGTGGGCCGAGGAAAGCACTGCACCGACG
This window contains:
- the LOC129944636 gene encoding DNA topoisomerase 1 isoform X2 — its product is MSVEVVEDVAISSDDTPAVAENGGDATGQMNGVSNGHDHSSSKHKSSSKDKYRDKDRDHKSSKSSSSRDKSSSDKKHSSSSSSKDKHRDKDRDKNKEKDKQRDKDRDKDRSDKHKSSSSSHKSSSRDKDKEREKDRQRDKNKEKSRDDKEREKNGEKDKDRERNGEKDKDKDRERRKDHKSSSSNSKPRSEREHSDKDRSDRHKSSSSSSKNKHSSSSSSSKHREKSNHSSKDERPHEYNNGFDNSVVKEDAVFLRPDEGFNMSQASSCDYSMTQFKKDEPPFDIKEEASDNENDVDVSGNNNQQDIMEVDGDVDPLTITSNSIKEEEEEDDDDDVPLMKRKPPAELEDSDEDVPLLQKKKQKVSKKDKEKKNDKKKEKKVKREIKEEEDDYDEKPLKKKIKKENATAVQATPTKKRGRAGVKEEEPEVWRWWEEEKRADGVKWNTLEHKGPVFAPPYEPLPKNVKFYYDGKEMKLTNETEEAATFYAKMLNHDYVTKKQFNENFFKDFRKTMTSKERDIIKDLKKCNFQEMFQYFTAESEKRKNASKEEKAARKVENEEQIKEYGFCIIDGHKERIGNFRLEPPGLFRGRGEHPKMGMIKRRIIAEDVSINCSKESKVPVPPPGHKWKDVRHDNSVTWLASWTENVQGQVKYIMLNPSSKLKGEKDHVKYETARRLDKVIDKIRSTYRDEWKSKEMRVRQRAVALYFIDKLALRAGNEKDEDQADTVGCCSLRVEHVSLHKQMNGKENVVVFDFLGKDSIRYYNEVEVEKRVFKNLELFMENKKEGDDLFDRLNTQVLNEHLKELMDGLTAKVFRTYNASITLQNQLDLLTEPDSTIPEKLLAYNRANRAVAILCNHQRSVPKSHAKSMETLKEKIRLKREQLEDAESEYPDLKKAAKRGSVKEKFSADKKLKVIERLKDQLKKLELQETDRDENKSIALGTSKLNYLDPRISVAWCKKNGVPIEKIFNKTQREKFNWAIHMADENYRF
- the LOC129944636 gene encoding DNA topoisomerase 1 isoform X1 — encoded protein: MSVEVVEDVAISSDDTPAVAENGGDATGQMNGVSNGHDHSSSKHKSSSKDKYRDKDRDHKSSKSSSSRDKSSSDKKHSSSSSSKDKHRDKDRDKNKEKDKQRDKDRDKDRSDKHKSSSSSHKSSSRDKDKEREKDRQRDKNKEKSRDDKEREKNGEKDKDRERNGEKDKDKDRERRKDHKSSSSNSKPRSEREHSDKDRSDRHKSSSSSSKNKHSSSSSSSKHREKSNHSSKDERPHEYNNGESMKAVPPNNDYNESCTGFDNSVVKEDAVFLRPDEGFNMSQASSCDYSMTQFKKDEPPFDIKEEASDNENDVDVSGNNNQQDIMEVDGDVDPLTITSNSIKEEEEEDDDDDVPLMKRKPPAELEDSDEDVPLLQKKKQKVSKKDKEKKNDKKKEKKVKREIKEEEDDYDEKPLKKKIKKENATAVQATPTKKRGRAGVKEEEPEVWRWWEEEKRADGVKWNTLEHKGPVFAPPYEPLPKNVKFYYDGKEMKLTNETEEAATFYAKMLNHDYVTKKQFNENFFKDFRKTMTSKERDIIKDLKKCNFQEMFQYFTAESEKRKNASKEEKAARKVENEEQIKEYGFCIIDGHKERIGNFRLEPPGLFRGRGEHPKMGMIKRRIIAEDVSINCSKESKVPVPPPGHKWKDVRHDNSVTWLASWTENVQGQVKYIMLNPSSKLKGEKDHVKYETARRLDKVIDKIRSTYRDEWKSKEMRVRQRAVALYFIDKLALRAGNEKDEDQADTVGCCSLRVEHVSLHKQMNGKENVVVFDFLGKDSIRYYNEVEVEKRVFKNLELFMENKKEGDDLFDRLNTQVLNEHLKELMDGLTAKVFRTYNASITLQNQLDLLTEPDSTIPEKLLAYNRANRAVAILCNHQRSVPKSHAKSMETLKEKIRLKREQLEDAESEYPDLKKAAKRGSVKEKFSADKKLKVIERLKDQLKKLELQETDRDENKSIALGTSKLNYLDPRISVAWCKKNGVPIEKIFNKTQREKFNWAIHMADENYRF